The Neodiprion lecontei isolate iyNeoLeco1 chromosome 6, iyNeoLeco1.1, whole genome shotgun sequence sequence ATCCGTTTCCTTCGTGAAGGAATTATTTCCACGCTGCAAGCTTGTTTAAAAACTTTCGCGATCTCGAGGAATCCCTACTTTGTAACAATTCCCAACCCCGatgacatatacatatgtaagtccataaatatatgtgtatatatttcatgttttgttttcttgagGGGAATAAGTTATTACGCGTGGGGCACATTGTTCCGAATTTCTGACGTTATTCGCTcgaaagtttcttttttttttcctcatttttcttttacagagATCAAAGACCGGATCAATACTTCTGCGTCGATTCTCCGCGCTCTTCCGCACCATCTAGTTGAGATGTATGCCTGCTGCACGGATAATGTCTATATATCCGTTCCTGAAGGAGTTGCAAGTCAGAAGCGGTCTCAGGACCGCAACTGCAGAAACGGTTTTGCCATCGGGATTGCACGGAGCGCGATGCGTTGCAGTCAGGGATTTATTCCTGTCCGCCAGGTTTTCCCCTGGCGTTTAAGGTCGTTCACGTTATACGTTTGAACGTCCACCGCCATAGCTAACGACTCAGTAGACTAATTAACCTAAATAGCGCAAGGCCCCGGGGTTCCAACAATTTACGAAAGCATTACACAGGTTTTTGTCTCTCTTGAGGGATGGGGGCTGAGGGAAAAACGCGGAAACcgtgaaaaatgaagatgCGCCCGTCAGAACGTCGAGATAATGAGAGAGTAAATTGTTTAGCCGAGCTCATCAAAATCGCAGACTGCTTATAAACGTCAACACAAGCTGAATTCGAATTATACTAACTGTGTCAGGCTTTAATCGTTCACCTACCTTtctcccgttttttttttttttttcaaacgacgaGAGAAATGGTTCACTAGTATGAACTACACTCCTGTTACGAGAACGAAcaatttacatattatatttaaatagaAAGCTTTAACCGTAGAATTTCAAGGGGCTTTAATACTGCGaatgattgaaacaaaataatcatgCGAACTATTAAACGATTGTTTTATTTGTTGTATAGTTTACCTCACGCTTGCACGTAAAACTTTACAGCGCATTGCGGCACATTATCCAATACATTCGCACAGAATATTCAGATTAATTTCATACGCAATGTGAAATTCTACCAGCGCAGTGTAATATGGTTATAATTTTGAAGCTATCGAAACTAGGGTCGATATTACGGACAGATAAATTCTTCTGCTCTTGAATCACGTAGAGATATGAAATGAATTATAATGGCGTAAATTCTCCGGTCGATGTTCAACCGGCCAGTACCTAATTCTCTGTGATTCATATTACCCTGCTATTATTTCATCATCCTGAAACGGTATCTGCAATTATTTTATAGTTACATCGATGTTACCGTGTACCGCTAAAGTACCATGTGCATAATGGCTAAATTAGAGCAAGGCGACCTACGCTTATATCGATTTTAGCGAAACGACAGGGAATCTTTCACAGGCTTCGACGATCCATGTTCATACCTATAACATGGAATTTCTGTAATACACCTGTGCGATCTTATCTGAGTACAGAGAATGCGAAAATATATTGTCGATACGAGGTGACTGCGACATCCTTggcattttcatttgatgaaaaattttccgtagACGAGATTCTGCAAGATTGAAGAAGTTCACAGTCTAATCGTGAGCGAAGATTTTATCCAGTCCTAACGAGAATTTCAGGAGGCCGTCATCAGGGTAGTCAGCGAGGCGCTTTTcgagagaggagaaaaaaagggtCAAGTTAAATTAGAAAGATTTTCAGAGGTGCCGTTATTACAAGATGCGGATAAGGGAAATCTGCGATGCATCAAATTTAATAGCCGGGGTGCGAGTTTGACGTCAGGGCGGTATGAGCTGGCTGATTTGAAATTCTCTATGCGCATAAAATTGAACGGCTTGTCATCAAATCACCCCGCAGTAGAGACGTAAGCGACGACAATTTCAAAAGAgactgaaaaattattcggtCTAGGTACGGGGATTCCGTCTCATTTGCTGAGCTCTTTATCCAGCCGCGCACATTGCccggaaaaaataaagaagagaTACCGGGTATTCGATAGCTGGAGGGAGCAGAGACGCCCCCGATCGGGGCCTAGAAAAATACGAATCCGATGAAActagataaaaattgaagggGTGATAAAACTGAGGCTTAGAGTTCGATTTGTACCATGCTCAACGTTTCGTTGTCGGATTTTTCTATCTCTCGTTATTTCTGTTACcacgtgaaagaaaaagaagaataagaataagaatacgaagaggaagagggggaaagaaaaaagggaaTAGTCAGGGGAGAAAACTACCCGAGGATATTTGCGGGCCCTGGTCGTCTGTAATCTCAGCACGCTTATACTTTCCTCTCGATTGACGTTTTACGATAGAATAGAAAGTCCAGTTCGCGCTCGTCAAACAATAGATGAAAAGTAAACGTGAAACGAGTCGTAACATGTATAACAATCCCCTGATGCATGTAAGaaaacgtagtttttcttctcAAGTTTCGAACGTTCGATCACGACTTCGCCATTCTCTCTAGATTTATACAACAAGTCCATCAAGGGGAAAGGGGACGGTACTTTTCTGCATGCCTCGTTAATTTCGAACGCGAAGGTTTCACCCGCAGTCACGAATTATAGACGCGTCTGTGACATTTTGCGACTGAAAGCGGTTTCAAGCCGGGGTTAATTCATCCGTAGCTGGGAAACAGATGCAACTTTTGGTCTCGTCGGAGCCTCGGCGAGTCCCCCACGTGTCATGAAGCCACAAAGCCACGATAACGGGGCTCGGGACTTGCCTGAACGAGTAGAAAAGTCATCCCCTATTCATGAGTCGAGTCTGGTGTCCTTAATCCCACGAAACAGACAAATTATACAACGTACCAGGGATAAAGGACGCGTCGATCCAGGTTCGACGCGGTTCGACACCGGTTGATATTCAAAACTAGCTAAACGTACGTTTTATTGCGGTCTAGAGATAAACTCCGCCCATAATGCCGTTGCATAATGCCCAAATGATTTATTCCTgcttcatttcattttatcggGCTGTAAAAATCACTCACAGATTTTGTAGAGTTCATAAATTTCACTGCAGCATTCGCACGGAAGTTGGGTTCCGATAAACTTATATAACATGTATGATGTAGCCCGGtggcaagagaaaaaaactcgaaaaaacCCAATTCCTATCCGAAGCAAGCCTCAACCATGCGTGGTTTAATGGTAATTCTTCTCGTTCGCAACTCGCTTGTACGACGTGAAACGATGACTCGACATTCGAAGAATGGTTTTCATTTCCACCTTCGCGTAATGGACGACTCTATTCCATCGATTGCCGCGAGATTGCGTCGGAAGTAGGCGCGCATCTCTAGGTACAAATAGTCCACGAGGAGAGGAAGCTAAGGATAAGGGGGCTTCTCCCATTTTCGCAGGACGGAATTGTCTGGCGCAAGAAGGGAATGGAAAATCAGTTTTATAGGATGATCGGGCAGAAGTGGTTGTCAGTAGACGGAGGCGAGGTTCGGGGTCGCTGGGGCGTCGAGGCATAACGACTGCATTCAGTTTGAGTGCTTGCAGGTTCCAATTGTTCGGGATTTGCAAGAGCTTATCGTTAGTCGTGCTTGTATTGATATATGAGTGGTAGCAAAATGTACAGAGTGCCTCCGCGCCAGCAATAATAACATGCATCACATGTACACTCGACCAGGCGTTTTTCGTAGCCTATGGTCACTGGGACGACTCTGATCGCTTTGGGACCTTGCACTTTGCATTTCTCACCAAAATCAATCCCAAAGCTCCAACGACAATACGTTACGCGGTTAAATTTGCTCCCACAGTGAACTAGCAGGTAGGAACTACGAGAGATACGGAACGACAGGATTGTCCAGCAATTGCGGTGGTATTGGCAGAAGGCGGAGTTTCTTGCGTAAGCACAACAAAACACCGATTGCCAAAGTTTTGGGTGTTCTCGGTATATTAACCGGTTCTCCGAGGGAGTGAAGTAAGGACTGAGAGCCATGATGGTTCGAAATACGTCTCAGCCACGCGCCCATATCCCATAATGTGATGTACGTGTTATCACGTAATAATGGTAGCCCATAAGCCTGGCCTGGCTGAGCCATGAAAATAAGTTTACCGCCTATTAGGCCCATTATGCGACGCGGGAACTAGCACCTGCCAGCTTTCGCGAAAAGGCTTCAccctctcctcctctcccAGTCTCTTTTCTCCCCCTGCCCCCTCGCCCAGAGTGCTCGACGCCGTCGGTGAACGCATTCACCCgcggtgtcggacgagcgctCGCTCGGATGCGAAGTGAAAGCTCGCGTGcttttttcgattcgttttttgttatattttttcctctccacGTTACGGGCCCCGTGACACGTACGTAACAACACGGTTTACCGTTTAATTTTGCGGGATAAAACTCGTCATTTTGTCAAACGTGACCTGAATCGCTCCCGTTCATTTTTAAACCTCGACACCGCGCGTATCGCCGTAAGCTCGAAACCAGGGCGACGGATGGTGTTTTTCCGTTGTAACTTGACCGCGAGATCAGTAggttaaaaaatcattcccTACCGCCTCGACTATAATATCTCTGTGTAAACGGTGCGATAACGTATCCAATACACCTGACTACTCTCGGCAGTAGCGAAACACTCCTCGAGTGGCAGGTTGACAAACAACGGTAATAATTATCACGAACCGGACCGCGCGCTAGCCTCTAGCTACGCAACGACCACTGTAATATTCACCGTTGTTCTGGAAACTAACGTAAAAAGCAAATATGTACACCAAAATCCCTGCCCTTACGGTTCAAATACTCTCTCTATCTTCCGTCATGCGTTGAAATTTAGTAATCAACCAAACAACGCTGAAATCtacatatatacctgtatatgtGTTTCTGTACACAGAATCGTATAAACGCGTCTCGTTTAAAACTGATCGAAAGCAAGACGTTTTTCGATTGcaacaaaaaatagaaaagaaattggGCGAATTTGTTTCTCTAACGTCACAGTATCGGTGGGACACGATAGATTCTGATATCTCTGAACGGTTCCGAAAGACTCGCTATAAATTGgtcgaataaaataaacacgCGAGGTTCGCGCCTCCGTGAGTATTCTTTTATTTGGCCGTACCGACGGAATCTCCGATTCCACGCGGATCAGAAAGCTGATTCGGTGTCGACGGATGCGATAAACAAACATCAGAAGTCAGACGTATATCGACGGGGGTTTGACGTTGCAAAACCGTTTCAACGTTCTTCTCGGGTTAACCCTGCAGTTCTTCGACTCAATTTCCACCTGCGATGTCTTTTTTCTCACTGTCTCTGCGGACGACTATCGCTTTCACTTTTATTTAGGGTATAAGGTATTGTTCTCGAACCAAATGAAAATCCTAAAAGCTATAGCGGGAGAACTACTACCGGGCGTGAAATACCGCCCTTTCCCAGAGACGAACGATCCTTGCCGTGCTGCTGCAGCGTTGCCATCGATTCTTCCAAACTACGTGAACGGGATagttttaattaatttgtttcaCTGCCGTGTTCCTCGTTAGCTCAAAATTGGCGTCACCGTTCTATACCCATACCCGCCCAGAGAGGCGGTCCCTCTTTGCGAAACTTCAAACTATCCCCTACCATTCGATTGTCATTCCTTACTAATTGCGTCACGTGCCTCGAGGCAATGGAAGGGGAAGTTGGGGAGGAGGTTTCCCTGTGTGTTaattaatggaaaaatattatttctgcTGCATCGAgtgtttatttcattcattcgtttatttatttatttattcatttatatttcgatcatatttttattctgatATCATACGTACACAGTTAGGTATATCGACGAAGCAGATACCAGTTGACGCAACGTTTGCGTTCACTCTACAGCAGTAATCATTGATTTGAGCGAATATTTGATCTCTACCTATATTATACGGGTAACTGGGTAACGGTCAGAACCTGATTTATGGCAAATCAAAGGCTCTCGAATTCACCGAGTCTTACCCCGTCCCCACAATTCGACGATCATTCGTCTAAATATTGATCAGATCGATATCGAGATGGTACACAGAATATATAACGTACAGTTAACAGAGTTGATGTAGCGCGCATTCGTCATAAAAGGCAGTGCGATGAAAGCGGATcgcgaaaattgaaatgacgtTCAAAGGAAAAGAAGTAGGTCTCGCGAAAAGAGAGGGGAAAAATCATTTGCGCCGTAGAATGGTAAGGAATTTTCGAGGGTGTCTTAACCGAGAGCAGAAAATTGAAGGTCTGAATTGAGAATACGACAATTAGAAGAGTACGGGCCCTTTTTTCAATTCAGCCAAGCGGTCACGTAACTCTGACATGTCCTTCCTCTCGAGGATATAGGAATAGGGAAGAAGAATCGAACGGTTGGCACGCGAGATCCCAATTCCGTCGGCCCAGCCTCGCCGAGTTTCGTTTTTAGCGTCCGGCGCATCTGCCGGACGAATCTCTTCTCCCACTTCTCCACCTCGCTCATTCCACCGTCAACCCCGTAAATCCGGCGAGGAggaattaatttctttttattcctcgAGAGACGGGCAGTCGTAATTATTAAAGTGGTTTCCGTCGGTTTCTCGCAACACTGCAGGGTTGCATCGACCGAAAAACTGGCAGTTCAAGGGGGGGTTGGGGATGGGGATGGGGAGGTGGAATCGGGAAACAACAAACGTAATGCTGCACCCGAGCCTGCGACAGAAGATTGGCCATTAACCATATTGGCCCACTTACAACGGTGTTTAGAACACATTCCGATGTGTGAAATTTTGTCAACGTTTGTCATTTTATTGTTCGTGTACGATTCTTCGCTATCAATAATCACAGGGCACGCAGCACTGGACAGAACTGCAGGTTACACGCACGTGTGCATCGATGCGCCGATATCGTAAAGCACAATGTGGCCATTTATATGGTAAGCTGTGATCTGATGGAAAGTTAATGGGACGCGTTGCATCGTTTCGCCCCTGGGGAAAAAATCCTCCGCTCCTGCAGACCGTAGATTTGTTACACGGCTGGCAAAGATGTGGTCGCGTACGGTTTTTTACGTTCACGTAAGTATATCTCTCCCGTACGCGCGACCGTTCGTCAGAGTCCATTGATTTTTCCCTTGGGGACCCCGTAATGGATGCCATAAAAGAAACAATTCTGGGGCGTTTATGTGGCGTTAAAATTCGATTATAATCTACGGTCGGAGGCTGCCATGCGCTATCCTGTGATTCACAGTATGCCGCTCTTTTTTCGgggtgataattttatttcctatCGGGTTCTACTCGCTGAGAACGTCTcgccgttttttttcttcgtttcaacCATCACTTGAACAAACATATGTTGGTGTTGGTGTTACCGGGAAGTTCAGAATCGTTACCTTCGAGTTAGTACGATTTATTCCAATCGAGTGTGCTTTTACACATACCGACATTGTCATTTTCTTCCATGTTCTACAATCATCCAGTTGAGAGTAATATTGTTCAAGATTTGATCCATTTGCATCTACCGCAAGATTCATTGCCCTCGTGATTACGACAAtcaatcatcatcatcattatcatcatcgtcgtcgtagTCGTTGTCGTTCAAATACAACTGCGTCGAAGAGAGTACTGAGTGATTCGTACTAATTCTGACCGAAGTGCAAAGGCTGGGCGTTGCCTGTAGGACAAAAATTTCCCTGTTTTCTACGGTATTTGAAAACCTTTCGACAAAAATCTGTGGCACGCAGAAGGTCGAGGAATTTCTCATTCAAATTTCCACTCTCCGAGGGTCGAGAGCACTTACCGTTGAAATGCTGGCCTTTGATTGTTCTTGTTAATCGTGCGTGAGGTTCGACACGATTTCGGCTACAGCGCTTTTAACTACGTATTAATAACATCGGATTGCGAACAGCATGAATTGTACCGTGATGACTCGACGTCGCCTTCAACTTCGCCTGATGTCTCAATCGACGGGGAAGTTGACCTGCAACAATTCCCAACAACCACTGACCTGTGAAAGTcacaaattttatgaaaatctttccgtttacaatattttctcaGATCATAAATCTCAGACATTATTCTCTTTATATACAGTATTAGAAGTGACATGTTTAAATTCAACGGATACAGTCCAGACATTCCGGCACCTAGAGGATCAGAATTTTTGCGATGTGCCGacgaatgtaaatatttgtttaaaaaaacgggaaattttgtttcttctgtAACTTAAATAAGTTGTAAAGAAATCCGAATTGCCAACCACAccgtaaacctgagaaacgaTCTCTTATCACtgatataaattaatcaaatagTGGCATAAGCGAGCCGTCTAATTACCGGTAGCACGCGctccgaatacttttttttatcagatcGCATTAATTTTGTTCTATGGTTGTAAATACATGTGCATATATGTCGAGGCTTCGTGGCATACGGTCTGCTCTCaagttcaaaaaataattcaaatatactGTTGATGATACCAAATTGCCACAAACTTCTATCTGCGATTGTTTGTTGTCACACGGTTGAAGACACATTGAATACCAACCTGTACCTAATCATCACTTAAGATCTCTACTAACTATGAGAAtatgattttttacaaatctcAAGTGTTTAAATTGCATGTTCACGAATTTTCGCACGGTACTTGACGGCTGAGATTTTACACCAGACGCAAACAAACGACGTAacgtaattttgatttttgtctTTCCATTGGCACCTTATTTCTTCTTTAGAAAACATCGCCAGAGTTGACAACGTatgaattatgaataaaataattaattaatgacgATCAGATGAGCTAATTGCGTATTCGATGATATGTAATTTCTCATCTTGTTATCGGAAACATGTATGATTATTACATGGACACATATCGAGTATTTATATTAGTCGTTTTGTAAATACTCCAGCAGATAGCCAATAGTAGATTCGCGCTGCAGACTGCAGATTGCAAATTTCCAGTATCGCCAAATTTATCAGCATATTAGCTCATTTGAGAATATAAACGAGCAAAATTACAATGCATGCTCcaaaagattttaaaaaaacataaattctGGCAAGCTGACCGGCGTTTCGCTGGAAAAAACGGAAGCGCGGAAAGATTAGAAATACAGTACTTTAAAAGGGCGACACATTACACCGGGCCACACGATTTTGTGTTTTGAGTAACGCATAGTTTGATCTCATTGCGTTGACctcaaaaacgaagaaaaccATTATTGTTCTCAGAAACTTTGTTTTAGTGACTATATAGCAATACTTTCAAATTCAGTGAAAGATAactgtgtaaataaattagaTCAACCGCCTTCGATCGTTTCAATAAAGATTCGTTTCTAACAAATTCACTCAAAACTGCTGTCTTAAGTTGGTAATTAAAAGTAGACGTTTTTTACCTTACATGAATTACACGCTTAATTACTTTTCCATATTAACATACTATCTAAGTTCTGATCACAATAACAAAGTCCAAGTAAACTATACGTATTTTCCACGTTTTTGTAGACGTAAACAACACGAAAATACCATTCGTAACCCAGACACAAtaagaaatttgtaaatttttaatcttattAATAAATTAGAAACTTTTATCATCGCCCTTGTATACTAATGagtcttttctctttttacgCGATAAAATTGACACAAGTGTACGATGCCTTTCATTGCATCTGACACTCTGGGGTCAAAAGTGAAAGCTGCATCTGCCGTCTAGAATTACCATTACTCTACTGATCTGCTTTTTGCTACTTTTACTCATTACCCTTCAGAGACGTACTCTCATTGTCTGCATCTCTCAGATAAGTGCCATCACTGCCCCTTCTACAGCTGCGAACGCCTCGACATTCACCTGACACGTCACAGGGTGTTGCTGGATTTGCATCAAGTGTAGACCGTGTGATCTGGTTGTGAATATTGTTCAACAGAAGGTTACGGCGAGTTTGTGATTAGCTTGACACAAGATTAGGAGTAACCTCGTATGACGGTAATCGCGTTGCACCACCCTGGCGGACAATATGAATTCCTTTGAACTGCCCCAGCAGTAGAGAAGCATGAGACGGAGAGAATGAGACAAGAATTGATGCTTTCGTATTTTGTAAATGTAACGACATCAGTTTTGGTGAGAAATTATTAAGTAGGGGAGTTTACCGCGACAAATCAGGTGATATTTAATTCAAGTAAATTCGTCAGTTACAGTCTCAAAAtgcttatttttaattgtcgATATTTCACCCGGAACAAGCCAGTGAttgttagaaatttttcagatcaTTCACGCCTGATGTGTTCAACGTCATTCTAGACAGTGAAGGTGACTTATCGAGCAAGATTACCGTTCAGCAAGCGAATGATTTTAATTGTGTAaggcaaaaacaaaaactgccACAGGTTAGTGCAAGACTAAACTCACGTTTATACGCAGACCGTGTGAAAATAAAGGTTACTCCGTAAGTGATCATCGATATTCTCAGTTGTGCGGTTTGAATACTAGACTTTTTCGTCCCTTCGAGTTACGCTTATCTACCAATTTTTTACGCATTTGATCGATAAAGGTTCAACATTTGACGACGAAATTGTGGgattaataattcaaacagCTAATTGTCAAGAATTTGAGTTAAACCTGAAACAGTTATGGCGCAGAACAATCCAAGGTGGTTCGACGTGTGCTTCATGCAAAAGATCCtgcaacaaattgaaaaagatgAGTCAATCAAGATATGTGGTATAACCGAACAGCCGATTACATCCGTAGGGGAGAATTACGCTGGGGAATTACATCGTGTTTCCGTAGAGTTTACACGAGTTGGAGGTAAGCACAGGGTTCAAGAGAAGAGATTTTTCATCGCCAAGGTCGTGCCTGCCATTCCATGGTATGAGAAATTGGTAATTATCCCACTCCGTGAGTGTGCTTGTTgatgcgaaaattttgttctttttccgtcgtaaccGATTTATTTACCCTCTTGACCAGATATCCGTGGGGGGACATTTCAACACGGAATCTCTTATGATGACGGATACTTTGCCGAAGATGAACCATGCTCTGGTGAAATTGGGAATAGCACCCCTGTCCGCGCAATGCTTGTATGCCCAGCTTGCGAAACCGACCCACCTACTGATAGAGGATCTGTCACCGAGAGGCTTTCGTACGGCCGATCGTCTAAATGGTCTTGATCTGGAACACTGCATACTCGCCATGCGAGGCCTTGCTGTGTTTCACGCTACTTCGGTAGCTGTCGAGGAAAAGGTACTCTTCGTAATTTGTGTAATAAGTATTTGTTTCGATGGtgagagataaaaatattgaaacagttaTTTCTCACATTTTTCGAACGCAAGTACCCAAGGACTGTGACTTCGTACAAGAAAGGACTGTTCTACAAGGACCATCCTCTTTGGTTGACTAGCTTTTTTAACCTTGGTACAAAATGCCTCGCAACAGAAATAGCGAAATGGCCGGAAATTAATCCGCGGTAATTACTTACTTCACAAATTCTTATCAGCAGAACCGCTCATTCTTTGCCAAAACTCAAACCTTCTTCCAATCGGAAAATCCTCTCAATTTCTGTAACCCAAttcattttatacttttttaattGACGATGATTTATGTCGACtagaatttcagaaaaaatgcACAAGCTATCTGAAGTAGCGTTCAAAAAAGGATGCAAGGCTGCTCGATGCCAGAAGGATGATTTTAACGTTCTTAATCACGGAGATTGCTGGACAAATAATATGATGTTTCGCTACGACGACCAAGGCAAACCAAACCTGCACATCTTCGTGAGTAACGTGAAATTTGCAGCTAAGGTTTCCCCTCATGATTATTATGTTGTTTTGACTTCTTGTTTATTAGTGATATATtcttggaaagaaaaatacaaaagtacACGTATAACGTAGATAACTAATAGAACAAGGAATGTTACAAACTGTTTATCACCGAGCGTCTGCAAAGAGGTCAAAGgtatttgataaaaatgtgACGTGATAATGCGATCTTTACATTCATCGAATAACAATGTTTGAGTCTAAAATGGAAAAGGTTTACTTTGTGGACGGGGCAGCTTCTTATCTTCGCTAAGCGGAAGAATAATATATGTGCAAAAGCGAATATTAAGCAGTTTAATGGAGAAAGCTAGAGCTCGATATCTCcgaaaaatgaatatacatCACCTTATATACCTTATCAATGAAAACAGAAGGGATTAATAACATAAAAATCGTAGGTGGACTTTCAACTCTGCGTTTACGGCTCGCCGGCTGTGGATATTCTCCACTTCCTGGCCACAAGCCCGTCCAACGACGTCCGTAAAGATCATCGGAAGTTACTTCTGCACGAGTATCACGACACACTGACCATAACCATGGCCAAGTTCAAGTGCGAAGTGAAACCACCAAGCTTCAATAGACTGCGGGAGGTACTTAAAGAACGAGCGTTTCTTGAAGCACTTATCTCCTTCACAATATTACCGATTACTATTAGCGATCAAACTACAGTGAAGCCTTTGAACGAATTGATAGAACCAAACGGCGAGTATGAGAATCCCAGCTATCAAGGAAATAGGTTTAGGAAGTTAATGACGACGTATCTCCCATTGTACGATAAAATGGGATTGTTGCAGCCCTAGTTTGttaaattgtaattaaattgaGGCGCAAAAGcgtttgaaaagaaaagcaaagattttcaaacattttatgtaataattgaatttgatttgACAGGCTCTGAATTTAGAGAGCATGTAAAAGGACTGATTAGAGGACGCTTCAATACAATACAAATTTTGTGGCAAATTTTCATACGTCAAAAGTGTAAAACCGTACCGTGTTGGCTTTAAAAGCTATTTCAATCCAAAttgtatgtaaataaaattatttgtaactttttcattttttgtcaattatcaataatgaaaatatctcTGTAATATCAATTGCTTTAAATTTTACCCATTTTCTCTAACTCGCACATTGACGTAGTGCTAAAGATCAGATTTTTGAGAG is a genomic window containing:
- the LOC107221775 gene encoding uncharacterized protein LOC107221775 isoform X1, which gives rise to MAQNNPRWFDVCFMQKILQQIEKDESIKICGITEQPITSVGENYAGELHRVSVEFTRVGGKHRVQEKRFFIAKVVPAIPWYEKLISVGGHFNTESLMMTDTLPKMNHALVKLGIAPLSAQCLYAQLAKPTHLLIEDLSPRGFRTADRLNGLDLEHCILAMRGLAVFHATSVAVEEKLFLTFFERKYPRTVTSYKKGLFYKDHPLWLTSFFNLGTKCLATEIAKWPEINPRISEKMHKLSEVAFKKGCKAARCQKDDFNVLNHGDCWTNNMMFRYDDQGKPNLHIFVDFQLCVYGSPAVDILHFLATSPSNDVRKDHRKLLLHEYHDTLTITMAKFKCEVKPPSFNRLREVLKERAFLEALISFTILPITISDQTTVKPLNELIEPNGEYENPSYQGNRFRKLMTTYLPLYDKMGLLQP
- the LOC107221775 gene encoding uncharacterized protein LOC107221775 isoform X2; the protein is MAQNNPRWFDVCFMQKILQQIEKDESIKICGITEQPITSVGENYAGELHRVSVEFTRVGGKHRVQEKRFFIAKVVPAIPWYEKLISVGGHFNTESLMMTDTLPKMNHALVKLGIAPLSAQCLYAQLAKPTHLLIEDLSPRGFRTADRLNGLDLEHCILAMRGLAVFHATSVAVEEKYPRTVTSYKKGLFYKDHPLWLTSFFNLGTKCLATEIAKWPEINPRISEKMHKLSEVAFKKGCKAARCQKDDFNVLNHGDCWTNNMMFRYDDQGKPNLHIFVDFQLCVYGSPAVDILHFLATSPSNDVRKDHRKLLLHEYHDTLTITMAKFKCEVKPPSFNRLREVLKERAFLEALISFTILPITISDQTTVKPLNELIEPNGEYENPSYQGNRFRKLMTTYLPLYDKMGLLQP